The DNA sequence ACATAATTTTTTGAGTGATTTGACTAAATTGCCCCTGGGCTTATTTCATCAAACATCACCACACTTCTACACTCCAAAGTCCAATCTGTCACGTGGGCCCCAATATTCCACCCCACCCAACTTTCTTCCTAACAGTTGAGTGATGCACCTCGAGGTCTCATTTATCTTTTCCATTTCTTAGTTTGATTTATATTGTTTCAGTGTTGATTGATGAGTAACTAATATGTGATATTTAGTATTATTTACTCAAAAAAAACAACACTTCATAAATTTTAATATCTAAATGTGAATTTTTTACTTTAATTATCTCAAAAGTGTACTTCTTTGTTGGTTCTTTCTTGGCaactaaaatattattttatttcacaataatttacacaaaaagaTTTATAGTTTAATTAAAGCTAATGTAACTTGTGAAATTGTAGTTATTTTTGCTGATAATGTATTTTTGTTTTAAAAAGTCTTTCTCATTAAAAGAATCCCTATTAAATTTGTTGGCATCAATTTTATTGAGTTATCTCTTACATTGCATATATATTGTCTGTCAACATCGTATTTTTTAGTTTATTATTGAAATCTTACATGATCAAGCAATCAGACAAATGAACATTATTTATTAGTCTATCTAGAAGACATATAAAACAAGCATTTTAAATTTATAATAAAGCACAATATTTATTAATAATGACATCATAAGTAggaataaagaagaaaaatatacaATAAATCGCAAATTACTACAATATACGTATGCAGTAAGAAAAATGAAAGCAGGAAAGTATGcaataataagagaaaaaggggaaGAAGGAGTACAAGCAATTGCACTAGCAGCAAGAAGACTCTAtagataaaataatataaaggGTTAAAAAGATTCACAGTAAGAGAAAGTATGCAGTAGGCAGAAAAAAAAGGTAAAAGGAGTACCGGGGCTAGAATTAGGAGCAAGAAGTACGCTCTCAGAGACAAATCTGAGGAGGAAAAgagtttttttttaatatattaaaaagaaaaaaataagttttgAAATATCATTTGGTAATTATACTATATTATTACCATTAATTCTTTATCGCCTTTGATAATTGCAAAGTGTAGTTACCTCATTTTAATTATGCATAATTTTATGTGGACTAAGTAATTAAATATACAGacaaatattttaaattgtgtaatTACATTAAACTACACTCAAATTCAATTACATAAATACTTCCAAACAAGCTCTGAGAGTTTAAATATTTGAGCTTCAAATTATTGGGTCCGTGCTTAGCACGGGCTAACTGCGACTAGTAGTAGAAGAAATGGGAATACAAATCACCAATGACATGTGACCTAGCCACTTTTACCGGAACAAAGCAACTATTTTTACTTGTTGAACTGTTACAAAATGGCACAAAAGCTAAGTGGCTAAATGTTCAAGATATTTAGATGAGCTAACCTAGAGTCAGTAGTTTGATAACAGGGGATTACATTCCTTACGACACACAACAAACTTGTGGACTCGAAATTAGTTTCTGTTTTGTTTATTGAACTAACATTTCTTTGCTTCTctgattttttgattttgaacACAGTTTAGATAACAAGAGCTAACACAATGTATgaataggctacagagtgagTATTTCAGCattgaacaaaaaaaaaatctatgCTAGGAATGCCAATGCTAATAATACATACTAGACAACAAAATTTGGTAGATATATGTGAAATGTACAATGACAAAACCAAATTATGTTTATTCTCTCTGAGTCACCTTCCGCGAGGAGACTTTTGATAAGCTTGTAATGGAGATGCAGATGGTGTCATATTCAGGGGTGAGCGATGTCTCATAGGCGATACTGCCACGGGACTAGAAATACCCCTATGCTCGATATGTGAGAGTTTGCTAGCACCTTTTGGGGATTGAAGCTCTTCAAGTGCAGCTAAAACCTCAGACATTCGTGGCCGGAGCTTGGGCTCATTGCTTAGACACTGCCAAGCAAGGTTAGCAGCTGTATATGCTCCTTTCTGAGGATACTGGCCCTCTAATTTGGTATCCATTATTCGAAACAACCTCCTCTTGTCACCCAAATATGGCTTTGCCCAGTCTACAAGATTCTGCTCTACGCCGACCTTTGTGTTATCAACAGCACGTCGCCCTGATAACAATTCAAGCAACACAACACCGAAACTGTATACATCACTTTTTGCTGTCAAACGACCTGTAAGATAGCACGATAATTAGTTACAAGATAATAGACAACGGTATCACAAGCATAATTTGTTCAGTCGTGAGAGGATAATAATCATCATATTCACGAAACAGAGTTATGGTTATTCCTAATAAGAAATCAAGCGCTTTCTTCTTCGTGAAAATATACCGATTTCGTCAAAAAGTTGCAGACAAATAAGATTGGTAGGATATTTTTAAGCGGCGTCATAGGAGTCTGGGAAAGAAGATGTATAGATCTATACATCATTAACCTTTTCTCTATGTTCAAGTAAAGCAAAAGGCTATAACCAGAGTAGAAACAACATTGTTTTTTCTGAAAAACAAATATACAAACACATCCCCCCAATATATTTCCCCTTCTCTAGCAATTAACGCCATAATTCCACCATGTTGCATTACCATCATATCTAAATTATGAAAAGTAAAGTAGATATAGCAAGATCTTATCACAAAAAAGCTGGTGCTCAAAATATTTTAATCCTAATTCCTGCATGATGGATTTCTAACCAAAAGGCCGTGCTATAAGTTCAATATTGCTAAACAGAGAGCTAATGTATTAACCTGTAGCAACATATTCTGGAGCAGCATAGCCTTGTGTACCCATTACTTGAGTGGATACATGAGTGCGATCACCGGTTGGCCCAGCTTTAGCCAAACCAAAATCAGACAGCTTTGCGTTAAATTCCTGCAATCATAGAAACCAGACATGTCTTAAGCTTTGCAAGGCACCAGGAAAACTTATCCTAAGGAAAGGCGTATTTACAAATAGGGGGATCAGGGTCTGATACGTACTGCATCCAACAGAATATTTGAAGCCTTGAAATCCCGATATATGACTTGTTCTTTAGCATCATGAAGGAATGCAAGGCCTCTAGCAGCACCAATAGCCACCTTTATTCTTGTAGCCCAATTCAGAGGTTGAGGTCCTCCTGTTTAACAAAGATTAAGCTAAGAGTTACCACCAATTTGTAAATACACATATAATACAAGTTCCACCGGACAACTGAATTACATTTGGTCATGACACTTGTTTAAAAACTATTAAAAGGTAAAACAGGGAGGCAAGCAGCAAATGAAATCACAGCAGTTTGACAAATCCAAAGCATGGAGGAGGGAGAAAGCTGACATACTTCTAAACAAATGGTTCTCCAAGCTTCCTTTAGGCATGAACTCATACACCAATAGGTGGTTGTCACCGTCAATGCAATAGCCAATGAGTTTAACCAAATTTTGATGACGAAGTAGCCCGAGGTAATTAACTTCAGTCTGCAAATTACTTGATATTAATTACAACGCaaatgagaaaaataatttatttaagcgGGAATAGTGCATAGCGAACATACCAACCACTCCTTGTGACCTTGAAAACCTTCTGGCTTCAACTTCTTGACAGCAATCACCATTCCCGAACCAGGCTTTGCAGCAGTAAGATTAtgctcatcgatccatcctttaAAAACATAACCAAATCCTCCTTCCCCAAGAAGACTGTCGGGCCTAAAATTCCTCGTTGCATTTTTCAATTCATTAAATGAGAAGGATTTCACATTaggagaaaataatatttcgccTTCGGATCTTGGAGTAGGGAGGCTATCACAACTGCTTTTCCTTCCATAGGATGGAATACTTAGGCTTGATGGAACAGAAGAATTGCTGCTTTTGCTTGGAAATTTTGAGGCTTCAGAAGCTGGAACATAAAAGCATAGGAAATGTCATTGTTTATTCTCAACAATCAATAAGCATTCTTGCAATAAAATTCTCCTTTTCAACACCTTGTGGTTAATTTTAGGGGACAAGCCAAAGACTTTGCTATGTCATCAATTTCAGTTGACACTTTAAGTATGAAATTACTATGATGTGTTTTACAACATAAACATAAGAAAACTGGACCCAAACAAGAAAAGGCATCATTTTGATGGTTGGAAATAAACTTGCAAGTAACTATTTGCTGCGAAACATATTTGTTCGATGCATTTAAGAAGAAGAGAATGACTTCTAAACAATCTAATCATCTCTGAGTTCAAAGAAAAAATAAGGATGAGAAAGCAACTAGGCAACAGCAAACACAGagattataaaattcaaataaaaattcTCAATCAGcatccaaaactcaaaattttcccTACCAAATTATCTTGCAAAAGTCAAATAActtgaaataaataaaaagatcCATGCTTTTATGTACCAAGATAAATTAACTTCCTGATCAAACCAAATGCATCAATAAAGAGGAGCAAAAAATAAAGCCCACACATCAGATTTCTAACAAGTAACAACTTAAACTCACCTCATACACTAATTGGAAGCAATCAAGATTACATTTGACAAAGAACAAAGCAAAGAACTAAATCAAACACATCATATAGCAGAAAAGAAAGATACCCAAAAACCAATCTTTAACTGCTtttataccccccccccccccccaaaaaaaaaaagaagaaaaacaaaacaggGATGCAATTAACTAACCTCAGAGACATAACAAGACTATTGGAAACAATTGAAAACAATCAAGAATTATCGCTGAAAAAGAGCAAAGCAAACAAAATCACACAAAAAACCAATTTCTAACTGCTTCTCCACGAGAAGCAGGGTTCAGTTCAATTCAATAAACTCTGAAATATCAACTAAAAAGCAAGAAAAACAGAAAAGG is a window from the Nicotiana tomentosiformis chromosome 10, ASM39032v3, whole genome shotgun sequence genome containing:
- the LOC104087859 gene encoding probable serine/threonine-protein kinase PBL3, with the protein product MGNCIGSSARVEATLSSNTPSASEASKFPSKSSNSSVPSSLSIPSYGRKSSCDSLPTPRSEGEILFSPNVKSFSFNELKNATRNFRPDSLLGEGGFGYVFKGWIDEHNLTAAKPGSGMVIAVKKLKPEGFQGHKEWLTEVNYLGLLRHQNLVKLIGYCIDGDNHLLVYEFMPKGSLENHLFRRGPQPLNWATRIKVAIGAARGLAFLHDAKEQVIYRDFKASNILLDAEFNAKLSDFGLAKAGPTGDRTHVSTQVMGTQGYAAPEYVATGRLTAKSDVYSFGVVLLELLSGRRAVDNTKVGVEQNLVDWAKPYLGDKRRLFRIMDTKLEGQYPQKGAYTAANLAWQCLSNEPKLRPRMSEVLAALEELQSPKGASKLSHIEHRGISSPVAVSPMRHRSPLNMTPSASPLQAYQKSPRGR